The Sandaracinus amylolyticus genomic interval TCGTCGCTTGCTCGCCGACCTGACCCGCGAAGCGGATGCGCGGCTCGATCGCGAAGCGCACGCCCCTCTCGCGCAGCGCGTCCCGCGTCGCGTGCCACTGCTCCCACGGCAGGATCGCGCCGAAGTGCCGCACCGGCACGTCGTCGCCGTCGACCTCGTTCGCGCTCGCGCCCTTGCCGCTCGCGTCGACGAGGTGCGCGGTGATCTGGTGCCCGAAGAAGTCGAAGTCGATCCAGCGCGCGTCCTCGCGCCCCACGGGGCAGCCGAGGAGCCCGGCGTAGAACGCCCGCGCCGCTTCGAGATCGTGCACCGGGAACGCGAGGTGGAACGGGATCGCCATCGCGCGAGTGATCGCGCGCGCGCCCCGCGCGATCAAGACGGCGCGAGCCCCCACGCGACGAAGCGCTCCACGGCGCGCACCACCTCGCGCTCGCGCAGGATGCGGCGGTGACCGAGGCCCTCGGTGCGCATCAGCGTCGCGCCCGGCCACGCGTCCGCGAGGCGACGTCCCTTGTCGAACGGCACCTCCTGATCGCCGACGTCGTGCACCACGAGCAGCGGCGCGTACTGCTTCGCCGCGGTCTTCTCGGTGACGACGTCGTCGAGCGACACGTCGTAGCGCTCCTCGATGCGGCGCTCCATGCGCACCCGGAGCTCGTCGGAGAGGCCCATCATCCGCGCGAACCCGCGCGAGAAGTCGCGCAGATCCGCGGGCGGCGCGATCACCACGTAGCGCTTCGCGAGACCGTGGCTGCGCACCGCCCAGGTCAGCGCGGCGCCGCCCATCGAGTGCGCGACGATCGCGTGCAGCGGGCCGAGCGCGCGCGCCGCGTGCTCGATCGCGCGCGCGACGTCGAAGAACGTGCACGTCGTGCCCGGCGTGTCGCCGTGGGCCGGCGCGTCGAACGCGACCGCGCGGAACCCGAGCGCGGCGAGCCGCTCCGCGACCGGCGCGAGCTGCGCGCCGCGTCCTTCCCATCCGTGCACCAGCAGCACGCGCGGCCCGGCCTCGCCCCACTCCCACGCGGCGAGCGGCGAGCCCTCGGACGGGATCAGGAAGTGCCGCGCACGAGAGAGCGCCTCGAGCTCGCGCGCCGGGCGCGGCGCACGACGCGCGGTGGTGAAGAAGCGCTCCGCGAGCCGCGCCGCGACGTCGGGGGACGCAGCGGCCGCCACCTGGAGCGCGGTGCGTGCGGCCTTCAGCGCCGGCGGGATGACGTCGCCGCGATCTCGCGGTCGAACGTTCGTGCTATTTTCTGACGACACATCGAGCGAACCGTCGATCTCGGTCATGACGAGCCTCCTTCGGGTCGGGGCGGCGCTCAGTCCGCCGCGCGAGCCTGTCGCAGCAATCGGTCGAAGCCGCGGCGCACCCGCGCGTCGGCCTCGGGGTCGCGCAGCATGCGCGAGATGAGGTGGTGCCCGTGGGCGAGCGCCGCGATCTCGTACGCGAGCTGCTCGGGCGCGATCCGGGCCTCGAAGTGCCCTTCTTCCTTCGCGATGCGGATCGCGGTCGCGAGCGTGTCGAGCCAGTCGCGCTGCGCGGCCTCGAGGCGATCGCGCACCGGACCGGGGCGATCGTCGAGCTCGGCCATCGCCTGCACCACGATGCAGCCGCCCGGCATGTCGCACGCGAAGTCGAGCCAGCGCTCGAACAGCGCGCGCACCCGCGGCTCGCCGCGCGGCTTCTTCAGCGCGGGCAGCACGACGCTCTGCACGAACCGCGAGAGCGTCTCCTCGAGGATCGCGAGCTGCAGCGACTCCTTCGACTTGAAGTGCGCGAAGAGCCCGCTCTTGCTCATGCCCGCGCGATCCGCGAGCAGGCCGATGGTCACGCCCTCGAGCCCGAGCTCGCTCGCCAGCGCGATCGCGTGGCCGAGCACGGCAGCTCGCGTCTCTTCGCCCTTCGTGACCATGACGAACCTCGGATTAGCACGACCGTTCGTGTGCGCAACTCAACCCACGGGATCGGGCGGCCCGCCCTCGACGTTCCCGAACGGCTGGCCGAGCGCGCGTCCGCGCGCCGCGTCGAAGTGCCCGAGCGCCCAGTGCACGGTCGGGAACGCGAGCTCCGCCCAGGGGATCTCGTCCCACGCGAAGAGCCGCACCTCGAGCGACTCGATGCCGGGCGCGCACTCCTCGCGCACCATCCGCGCGCGATAGAAGAGCTGCACCTGCGAGATGTGCGTGATCGAGTAGACCGCGAGCAGACCGTCGAGCGCGATCTCCGCGCACGCCTCCTCGCGCGCCTCGCGCATCGCGCCGTGCTCCGGCGACTCGCCGAGCTCGAGGTAGCCCGCGGGCAGCGTCCAGAACCCGCGCCGCGGCTCGATCGCGCGGCGCACGAGCAGCACGCGTCCGTCGTCCGACGTCACGACCGAGCCGACGACGATCTTCGGGTTCTCGTACGCGACGTACGAGCACTCGGGGCACACGAGGCGCGGCTTGTCGTCGCCCTCGGGCACACGACGCTCGCGCGGCCCACGCGTGATCGGGAGCTTCATCGCGCCGGGGCTCCGGCTCGGGCGCGCGTGGACAGGGCGAGCGGCATACGCACAGGATAGTCGAGCGCCGGAGGAGCTGTGTCGAGCGGAGGCGAGCCGATCGAGCGGGAGACGTCGCGCTTCGTGATGCCGCCGCGCAGCGAGGAGCGGCCACGCGCCGACGGCGCGATCCACCTGAAGCCGTCGTTCTACACCGAGCTCTGGTGGCTCGCGCAGGCGGGCATCGTCGCGGCGACCGCGACGATCGTGGTGCTCGCGCTCGCGGTCGCGCGCGGGTTCGCCCCGACGTCGGTGCACGCGGCGTGGATCGTGGTCGTCGCGCTCGGGTGGCTGCTCGTGGTGCGGGCGCGCGGGCCGCGGAGCGCGCGCGTCCGCTGGGACGGATGGGGCGTGACGCTCGACGAGGGCGGCGCGCGCACGGCGATCGCGTGGGCCGCCGCGCGATGGCGCTCGGACGCGCCGGGCGCCGCGCCGGTCGTGCGGCTCCGCGACGACGAGGGCCGCGAGATCGCGGTCGCGGTCCCGTCGTGCGCCGACGCGCCTCGGGGCACGCCGCGGTGCGCCGACGATCTCCGGCCGCTGCTCGACGCGCTCCGTGGGCTGCCCCACGATCCCGACGCGATCGACATCGGCGCGAGCGCGCGCGCGGGCACCGGGCTCGCGCTCGGGGCGGCGATCGTGCTCGCCGTCGCGCTCGTCGCCGCGCTGCAGCTCGGGCATCGCGCGCTCGCGATCGCGACGCTGGCCGTGACGGTGGTGGGCGCGACGTCGTGGAGCGCGCTGCGCGACGTGTTGCTCGCGGTCCAGCGTTCGCGCGCGATGCGCGGGGCGCGGTCGATGCGCGTCGAGAGCGAGGGGCGCGGGCTGCGCGCGCGGTTGCCGGACGGGACGTGGACGGCGCTGAAGGTCGACGCGTTCGTCGCGGACGCGCGACTGGGATCGCGCGACGAGGACGTGCACCTCGTGCTCGAGGCGAGCACCGGAGCGAGCGGGTATCGCGATGCGGGGCAGGTCGTGGCGCGCGCGATCGAGACCCGAGGGGAGCGCGCGGCGCGCCGGCGACGGCTCGCGCTGGCGGTGCTTCAGCTGCTCGGCACCGCGGGCTCGATCGCGATGCTCGCGGTGATCGTCCCCGCGCCGCGACCTCCTTCTCCTCCGCTCGCCTCGACGCTCGGACCGCCGCCTCCGCCGCCGCGCGCGCGGCCGATCGCGCCGCGCCCCGACGAGAGCGCGTACGAGCGCGAGCAGCGCGTGGAGTCGTGGCGCATCTCGGGCCCGCACATCTCGTGGACCTACGACTGCGAGCACGCGATCGGCTGCTATCGCGTGCCGGTGCTCGTCGATCGCGCGCACGGGCTCTACCTCGTGTGCGACGTCGAGCACCGCGCCGAGTGCGCGGCGCGCATGGCCGCGCTCGGGATGACGCAGCCGCTGCCGTGATCACCGCGGACGCACGAACGCCGCGCGCGCGGTCTCGACCTCGTCGCGCATCGCGCAGCCCTCGAAGTGATCGTTCACCAGACCGACCGCCTGCATCATCGCGTACGCGGTCGTCGGCCCGAAGAAGCGGAAGCCGCGCGCCTTGAGCGCCTTCGCGAGGCGCTCGCTCGCGGCGGTCGTCGGCATCGCCTTCACGGTCGCGAGATCGACGTGGGAAGGACGCTCGTGCGCGGGCGGCTCGAACGACCAGATCACCCGCGCGAGCGAGCCCTCGTGCTCGATCAGCGCGACCGCGGCGCGCGCGTTCGCGATCGCGGCCTCGATCTTCCCGCGATGTCGGATGATCCCGGGATCGGCGAGCAACCGCGCGACGTCGCGCTCGCCGTAGCGCGCGACGCGCGCGGGATCGAAGTCGTGGAACACCGCGCGGAAGCGCGCGCGCTTGTGGAGGATCGTCCGCCACGAGAGCCCGGACTGGAAGCCCTCGAGCACGATCTTCTCGAACAGCCGTCGATCGTCGGCGATCGGGCGACCCCACTCGCGATCGTGGTAGTCGAGGTAGAGCGCGTCGTCGCCCGGCCACGCGCAGCGCGCGCGTCCGTCGGTCCCTCGGATCAGCCCGTCCACGCGGCGGATCTTGTCTCACCGGGTGGCATCGTGCCGCGCCGATCCGCGAGGCGTGGCCACGCGCCGCGCTGACCGTGAGTGGCTCGCGCCTAGGTGAACGCTCATGAGCTCCGAGGCTGCGATCCGCATCGTGGTGCTCTCGCTCGGCGCGCTGCTCGCGCTCGCGTCGCTCGCGCGCGTGCGCCGCGTCGAGGCTGCGCACGAGTCGCGCTGGAGCGCGCGGGTGGACCTGCGCCGGCCGCGCATCGGCGATGGATACCGCGCCTCGCGCGCCACGATGTGGATCGCGCGCGGCGTGCCCCAGCTGCTCCGGCGCGGCGCCGCGCTCGGCACCATCGCGGCGGTGCTCGACGTGCTCGCGATCGCGCTCGCGCCGGTCGTCGCGCTCGAGGCGCTCGCGCCGCGTGGACCTCGCGCGCTCGGGGCGATGCTGGTGCTGGTGCCCGCGACGATCGCGGGCGCGCTCGGTGCGCGCGCGCTCTTCCGCGACGGAGAGCGCCTCGCGCGCTGCGACCCCGAGGAACTCGAGCCGCGCGCCGGGCTCGAGGGTCGCTGGCTGCACTTCGGCACGATGCTCCTGCTCGCGCTGCTCGGGCTCGCGTACGACGGGCTCCTCGCGATCCTCGCGACCACCGCGATCGTGCTGTCCGGCTTCGAGCGCCACGTCATCCGTGAGTCGTGGCGCCGGGTGCGCGACGCCGACCGCGCGTCGCACGTCCCGAGCCGCGCGCTGCGGGCCTGACCCGGAGTGAGCAGGACGCCTCAGGTCGTGCGTTCCTGCATCGTGGTACGGTCGATCGCATGAGCGAGCTGGTCTTCGGGAGCGGCATCGCCTTCGTCCGCGCCGCGGAGCAGGCGCGCGGCGGGACCGAGGCGACGCTCGAGCCGGTGCTCGGCGCTGCGCAGCTGATCGGCACGCCGCCCGAGGGCGCCGAGGACGCGGACTGGTCCTTCCAGACGCGCGCGATGTCGCACGGCGCGGCGAGCATGCGGCTCGGGATCGATCTCTGGCGCGCGGTCGTGTTCCCGGTGCGGAAGGTCACGAAGACGTTCCCGGGCACGATGCTGGTCGGCCGCGCGAGCTCGGGCGACGTCCTGATCGACCACCCGAGCATCTCCAAGCTCCACGCGCGCATCCGCCGCGCGCCCGACGGCACGTACACGCTGCAGGACGCCGGATCGCGGAACGGCACCGCGATCGACGGCAAGCCGGTGGGCGC includes:
- a CDS encoding alpha/beta hydrolase; the encoded protein is MTEIDGSLDVSSENSTNVRPRDRGDVIPPALKAARTALQVAAAASPDVAARLAERFFTTARRAPRPARELEALSRARHFLIPSEGSPLAAWEWGEAGPRVLLVHGWEGRGAQLAPVAERLAALGFRAVAFDAPAHGDTPGTTCTFFDVARAIEHAARALGPLHAIVAHSMGGAALTWAVRSHGLAKRYVVIAPPADLRDFSRGFARMMGLSDELRVRMERRIEERYDVSLDDVVTEKTAAKQYAPLLVVHDVGDQEVPFDKGRRLADAWPGATLMRTEGLGHRRILREREVVRAVERFVAWGLAPS
- a CDS encoding TetR/AcrR family transcriptional regulator, which gives rise to MVTKGEETRAAVLGHAIALASELGLEGVTIGLLADRAGMSKSGLFAHFKSKESLQLAILEETLSRFVQSVVLPALKKPRGEPRVRALFERWLDFACDMPGGCIVVQAMAELDDRPGPVRDRLEAAQRDWLDTLATAIRIAKEEGHFEARIAPEQLAYEIAALAHGHHLISRMLRDPEADARVRRGFDRLLRQARAAD
- a CDS encoding NUDIX hydrolase, which encodes MKLPITRGPRERRVPEGDDKPRLVCPECSYVAYENPKIVVGSVVTSDDGRVLLVRRAIEPRRGFWTLPAGYLELGESPEHGAMREAREEACAEIALDGLLAVYSITHISQVQLFYRARMVREECAPGIESLEVRLFAWDEIPWAELAFPTVHWALGHFDAARGRALGQPFGNVEGGPPDPVG
- a CDS encoding FHA domain-containing protein, whose translation is MSELVFGSGIAFVRAAEQARGGTEATLEPVLGAAQLIGTPPEGAEDADWSFQTRAMSHGAASMRLGIDLWRAVVFPVRKVTKTFPGTMLVGRASSGDVLIDHPSISKLHARIRRAPDGTYTLQDAGSRNGTAIDGKPVGAQEVPLVPGASVRLGDWTLRFERLPETLALLKSS
- a CDS encoding DNA-3-methyladenine glycosylase I, which encodes MDGLIRGTDGRARCAWPGDDALYLDYHDREWGRPIADDRRLFEKIVLEGFQSGLSWRTILHKRARFRAVFHDFDPARVARYGERDVARLLADPGIIRHRGKIEAAIANARAAVALIEHEGSLARVIWSFEPPAHERPSHVDLATVKAMPTTAASERLAKALKARGFRFFGPTTAYAMMQAVGLVNDHFEGCAMRDEVETARAAFVRPR
- a CDS encoding VOC family protein, with protein sequence MAIPFHLAFPVHDLEAARAFYAGLLGCPVGREDARWIDFDFFGHQITAHLVDASGKGASANEVDGDDVPVRHFGAILPWEQWHATRDALRERGVRFAIEPRIRFAGQVGEQATMFFEDPSGNAIELKSFRDPSRIFAR